The Paraburkholderia acidisoli genome contains a region encoding:
- the def gene encoding peptide deformylase codes for MALLNILHYPDKRLHKVAQPVEKVNDRIRKLVADMAETMYAAPGVGLAATQVDVHERVIVIDVSETHDELLAFINPEIIWASNEKEVHEEGCLSVPGIYDNVERAEKVRVRALNEKGETFEIDCEGLLAVCIQHEMDHLMGRVFVEYLSSLKQTRIKNKMKKLERAM; via the coding sequence ATGGCTCTACTGAACATTCTTCATTACCCGGACAAGCGCCTGCACAAGGTCGCGCAGCCCGTCGAGAAGGTCAACGACCGTATCCGCAAGCTCGTCGCCGACATGGCCGAGACGATGTACGCCGCGCCCGGCGTGGGCCTCGCCGCCACCCAGGTGGACGTGCACGAACGCGTGATCGTGATCGACGTGTCCGAAACGCACGACGAACTGCTCGCGTTCATCAACCCGGAAATCATCTGGGCGAGCAACGAGAAGGAAGTGCATGAAGAGGGCTGCCTCTCCGTGCCCGGCATCTACGACAACGTCGAGCGTGCCGAAAAAGTGCGCGTGCGCGCGCTGAACGAGAAGGGCGAAACCTTCGAGATCGACTGCGAAGGGCTGCTCGCCGTGTGCATCCAGCACGAGATGGATCACCTGATGGGCCGCGTGTTCGTCGAATACCTCTCGTCGCTCAAGCAGACGCGCATCAAGAACAAGATGAAGAAGCTCGAACGCGCGATGTAA